AATGCTATGCAGGGTTCATCCACTGCCTGAAGGCACATAAATGGAATATCCTTTTCATATTCCATTACAATAAATCTCTTCATATCAGGAAATCCAAGCAAACCACAGGAAAAGGTTATGATTTTATCGGCTTCTACCCCAATATCACCAAAGACAACAGATTTAAAATTTATAATATCAGGCATTAACTGTGCGCTGTCTCCCTTATTGTCAACCTGTATTCTCTTTTGAACTATCTCACTACTTGTGATTACATGAGTTTGCATATACATTTATTTCTCCTTGTCAGATTCTTTCCATAGTCCTAAAACCTTGTTTAAATCCATTATTGTTATTTCTGCTGCCCTCTTATTTTCTTCCTGTATCTTCTGGTATATCTCATCTCTATGTATTTTAACCCCATCTGGCGCTGATATACCAAGTTTAACACTGCCTTCTTTTAAATCTACAACTATTATCCTTATATCATCACCAATCCTTATACCTTCACCCGACTTCCTTGTCAGTACTAACATAAGCCCTCCATGGCATGATCGGTAAGCTGTGAACAGTGAACCGTGAGCTGTGAACCGCTTACTGCTTACATCTTACTATATAAACTTAAATATATTCAATTCATCTACCCTTGCAGCAACAGTGAGTAAAGCCTGAAGTGTGGTCTGCTGCAATGCCAAGTCTGTTGCAACCTTCGTGATATCTGCATCCTCAAT
The sequence above is a segment of the Deltaproteobacteria bacterium genome. Coding sequences within it:
- a CDS encoding flagellar assembly protein FliW; the protein is MYMQTHVITSSEIVQKRIQVDNKGDSAQLMPDIINFKSVVFGDIGVEADKIITFSCGLLGFPDMKRFIVMEYEKDIPFMCLQAVDEPCIAFIVIDPVLANKDYHIAVKEKEVAALGEPDSENLIVFVIVSISKDTPSKATANLRAPLIVNLSSRTGRQIVLDDEDLSIKYPLFKSR
- the csrA gene encoding carbon storage regulator CsrA; this translates as MLVLTRKSGEGIRIGDDIRIIVVDLKEGSVKLGISAPDGVKIHRDEIYQKIQEENKRAAEITIMDLNKVLGLWKESDKEK